The Humulus lupulus chromosome 3, drHumLupu1.1, whole genome shotgun sequence genome window below encodes:
- the LOC133825668 gene encoding uncharacterized protein LOC133825668, with amino-acid sequence MKRCVGETERGQRLDGERRIVRSATTKGVDGGLENVARWCGGAVMQRQSLLGGDGGALGATGEPTQQDGFGVLDDGGSTVGGDRPSASEDGEDTGTDGGDGVGSVEGDGAGASDDGGGIDTDGAGDTGSNDDGGTDTYDARDKRKLNTISFLFCECDHQIISLVLDSGGTVGGNEAGTSDDGEDTGINGASDDGAGDTDSIGDDGAEVSDDGGCKGTDGAGGTGSVGDDGGAGAWDDGGAGDTTMGGDGVGALEDSGGGNLVGLVGEVGVIGEGRVLRF; translated from the exons AGGATAGTGCGAAGTGCGACTACGAAAGGAGTGGATGGAGGGTTGGAGAACGTTGCGCGGTGGTGTGGCGGTGCGGTGATGCAGAG ACAGTCTCTTTTGGGAGGAGATGGTGGAGCTCTTGGTGCAACCGGGGAGCCAACTCAGCAAGATGGGTTTGGAGTATTGGATGATGGTGGAAGCACCGTTGGAGGTGATAGGCCTAGTGCATCAGAGGATGGTGAAGACACAGGCACTGATGGGGGTGACGGTGTTGGTTCTGTTGAAGGCGATGGTGCTGGAGCATCAGACGATGGTGGAGGCATAGACACCGATGGTGCTGGAGACACTGGCTCGAATGATGATGGAGGCACAGACACCTATGATGCTAGAGACAAACGAAAACTAAATACAATTTCATTTTTGTTTTGTGAGTGTGATCACCAAATAATCTCTTTAGTTTTAG ATAGTGGAGGCACTGTTGGTGGCAATGAGGCTGGAACATCAGATGATGGTGAAGACACGGGCATCAATGGTGCATCTGATGATGGTGCTGGAGACACTGACTCCATTGGAGACGATGGTGCTGAAGTATCAGACGATGGTGGATGCAAAGGCACTGATGGTGCTGGAGGCACTGGTTCGGTTGGAGACGATGGTGGTGCTGGAGCATGGGACGATGGTGGTGCTGGAGACACCACTATGGGAGGCGATGGAGTTGGAGCGTTGGAAGATAGTGGCGGAGGCAACTTAGTCGGATTGGTAGGAGAGGTGGGGGTTATAGGCGAAGGCAGAGTATTAAGGTTTTGA